A genomic region of Canis aureus isolate CA01 chromosome 16, VMU_Caureus_v.1.0, whole genome shotgun sequence contains the following coding sequences:
- the OTOP2 gene encoding proton channel OTOP2 — MSEDSAPGPEESPPAPRAGSREVWKKGGRLLSVLLAVNVLLLACTLVSGGAFNKVAVYDTDVFALLTTMMLLASLWILFYLFRTVRCPDAVPYRDAHAGPIWLRGGLVLFGICTLVMDVFKTGYYSSFFECQSAIKILHPLTQAVFVIVQTYFLWVSAKDCIHVHLDLTRCGLMFTLTTNLAIWMAAVVDESVHQTHSYDSSHSNTSHLRLAPDPERAGSSVGGDCSCNTAICQIFQQGYFYLYPFNIEYSLFASTMLYVMWKNVGRLLASSTHGHGHTPSQISLFRETFFAGPILGLMLFVVGLAVFIIYEVQVSGEGSRPEQALVIYYSFNIICLGLMTLVSLSGSVIYRFDRRAMDHHKNPTRTLDVALLMGAALGQYAISYYSIVAVVVGTPRDLLGGLNLAHALLMIAQHTFQNVFIIESLHRGPPGAESHDTTPKESCHGLTFANIDALHTLPACPPTPRLVGTNPGGPQEAVAIILAPRSHWRRRCLKDMSLFLLLCNVILWIMPAFGARPHFSNTVEVDFYGYSLWAAIVNICLPFGIFYRMHAVSSLLEVYVLS; from the exons ATGTCGGAGGACTCGGCCCCGGGCCCCGAGGAGAGCCCGCCAGCGCCGCGGGCAGGCTCCCGCGAGGTGTGGAAGAAGGGCGGCCGCCTGCTGTCCGTGCTGCTGGCCGTGAACGTGCTGCTGCTCGCCTGCACGCTCGTCAGTGGCGGCGCCTTCAACAAGGTAGCGGTGTATGACACCGACGTGTTCGCGCTGCTCACCACCATGATGCTGCTCGCCTCCCTCTGGATCCTCTTCTACCTCTTCCGGACCGTGCGCTGCCCCGACGCCGTCCCCTACCGGGACGCGCACGCCGGCCCCATCTGGCTCCGAG GTGGGCTGGTGCTGTTTGGGATCTGCACTCTTGTCATGGATGTCTTCAAGACTGGCTACTACTCCAGTTTCTTTGAGTGCCAATCGGCCATCAAGATTCTGCATCCTCTCACCCAAGCTGTGTTTGTCATCGTCCAG ACTTACTTTCTCTGGGTCTCCGCTAAAGACTGTATTCACGTCCATCTGGATCTGACCCG GTGTGGTCTCATGTTCACCCTCACCACCAACCTGGCCATCTGGATGGCAGCCGTGGTGGACGAGTCCGTGCACCAGACCCACTCCTATGATAGTTCCCACAGCAACACCAGCCACCTTCGCCTCGCTCCTGACC CGGAGCGAGCGGGCAGCTCGGTTGGAGGAGACTGTTCCTGCAACACGGCCATCTGCCAGATTTTCCAGCAGGGCTACTTCTACCTGTATCCCTTCAACATCGAGTACAGCCTTTTTGCCTCCACCATGCTCTATGTCATGTGGAAGAATGTGGGCAGACTGCTGGCCTCCTCCACCCACGGCCACGGCCACACCCCATCCCAGATCAGCCTCTTCCGGGAGACCTTTTTTGCTGGCCCGATCCTGGGCCTGATGCTCTTCGTGGTGGGGCTGGCTGTCTTCATCATCTACGAGGTCCaagtgagtggggaggggagccGCCCCGAGCAGGCCCTGGTCATCTACTACAGCTTCAACATCATCTGTCTGGGGCTCATGACCTTGgtcagcctgagtggctcagtcatctACCGTTTTGATCGCCGGGCCATGGATCACCATAAGAACCCCACTCGAACCCTGGATGTGGCGCTGCTGATGGGTGCCGCCCTGGGCCAGTACGCTATCTCCTACTACTCTATTGTGGCTGTGGTTGTGGGCACACCCAGGGACCTACTGGGGGGGCTCAACCTAGCCCATGCTCTGCTCATGATTGCCCAGCACACCTTCCAGAATGTGTTCATCATCGAGAGCCTCCATCGGGGACCACCCGGGGCTGAATCTCATGATACCACCCCCAAGGAGTCCTGCCATGGCCTTACCTTTGCCAACATTGATGCCCTCCACACCTtgcctgcctgcccacccacGCCCAGACTGGTTGGCACCAACCCAGGGGGACCTCAGGAAGCAGTGGCCATCATCTTGGCCCCCAGGAGCCACTGGAGACGCCGGTGCCTGAAGGACATGTCTCTGTTTCTTCTGCTCTGCAATGTCATC CTGTGGATCATGCCTGCCTTCGGAGCCCGCCCTCACTTCAGCAACACTGTGGAGGTGGACTTCTATGGCTACTCACTCTGGGCAGCCATCGTCAACATCTGCCTGCCCTTCGGCATCTTCTACCGTATGCACGCTGTCTCCAGCCTGCTGGAGGTCTATGTCTTGTCCTGA
- the USH1G gene encoding pre-mRNA splicing regulator USH1G isoform X1, whose protein sequence is MNDQYHRAARDGYLELLKEATRKELNAPDEDGMTPTLWAAYHGNLESLRLIVSRGGDPDKCDIWGNTPLHLAASNGHLHCLSFLVSFGANIWCLDNDYHTPLDMAAMKGHMECVRYLDSIAAKQSSLNPKLVGKLKDKAFREAERRIRECAKMQRKHHERMERRYRRERAERSDALSFSSLTSSTLSRRLQHLALGSQLPYSQATLHGTARGKGKIQRKLERRKQGGEGTFKISEDGRKSVRSLSGLQLGSDVMFVRQGTYANPKEWGRSPLRDMFLSDEDSVSRATLAAEPAHSEVSTDSGHDSLFTRPGLGTMVFRRNYLSSGLHGLGREDAEGAPRGRLQSSPSLDDDSLGSANSLQDRSCGEELPWDELDLGLDEDLEPETSPLETFLASLHMEDFTSLLRQEKIDLEALMLCSDLDLRSISVPLGPRKKILGAVRRRRQALERPPALEDTEL, encoded by the exons ATGAACGACCAGTACCACCGGGCGGCCCGGGACGGCTACCTGGAGCTCCTCAAAGAGGCCACCAGGAAGGAGCTGAACGCCCCCGACGAGGACGGCATGACTCCCACCCTCTGGGCTGCCTACCACGGCAACCTGGAGTCGCTGCGGCTCATCGTGAGCCGGGG GGGTGACCCAGACAAGTGTGACATCTGGGGCAACACGCCCCTGCACCTGGCAGCTTCCAACGGCCACCTGCACTGCCTGTCCTTCCTGGTGTCCTTCGGGGCCAACATCTGGTGCCTGGACAACGACTACCACACGCCGCTGGACATGGCCGCGATGAAGGGCCACATGGAGTGCGTGCGCTACCTGGACTCCATCGCCGCCAAGCAGAGCAGCCTCAACCCCAAGCTGGTGGGCAAGCTGAAGGACAAGGCCTTCCGCGAGGCCGAGCGGCGCATCCGCGAGTGCGCCAAGATGCAGCGCAAGCACCACGAGCGCATGGAGCGGCGCTACCGCCGCGAGCGGGCCGAGCGCTCCGACGCGCTCAGCTTCTCCAGCCTCACGTCCAGCACCCTGAGCCGCCGGCTGCAGCACCTGGCGCTGGGCAGCCAGCTGCCCTACTCGCAGGCCACGCTGCACGGCACGGCCAGGGGCAAGGGCAAGATCCAGCGGAAGCTGGAGCGGCGCAAGCAGGGCGGCGAGGGCACCTTCAAGATCTCCGAGGACGGCCGCAAGAGCGTGCGCTCGCTCTCGGGCCTGCAGCTGGGCAGCGACGTGATGTTCGTGCGCCAGGGCACCTACGCCAACCCCAAGGAGTGGGGCCGCTCCCCGCTCCGGGACATGTTCCTCTCGGATGAGGACAGCGTCTCCCGTGCCACGCTGGCGGCCGAGCCTGCCCACTCGGAGGTCAGCACCGACTCAGGCCACGACTCCCTGTTTACCCGCCCGGGCCTGGGCACCATGGTGTTCCGCAGGAACTACCTGAGCAGCGGGCTGCACGGGCTGGGCCGCGAGGACGCCGAGGGCGCCCCGCGAGGCCGGCTGCAGAGCTCCCCCAGCCTGGACGACGACAGCCTGGGCAGTGCCAACAGCCTGCAGGACCGCAGCTGCGGGGAGGAGCTGCCCTGGGACGAGCTGGACTTGGGCCTGGATGAGGACCTGGAGCCCGAGACCAGCCCCCTGGAGACCTTCCTGGCCTCCCTGCACATGGAGGACTTCACCTCCCTCTTGCGGCAGGAGAAGATCGACCTGGAGGCCCTGATGCTGTGCTCCGACCTTGACCTCCGCAGCATCAGCGTCCCCCTGGGGCCCCGCAAGAAGATTCTGGGGGccgtgaggaggaggaggcaggcgcTGGAGCGCCCACCAGCCCTGGAGGACACGGAGTT ATAA
- the USH1G gene encoding pre-mRNA splicing regulator USH1G isoform X2, with amino-acid sequence MNDQYHRAARDGYLELLKEATRKELNAPDEDGMTPTLWAAYHGNLESLRLIVSRGGDPDKCDIWGNTPLHLAASNGHLHCLSFLVSFGANIWCLDNDYHTPLDMAAMKGHMECVRYLDSIAAKQSSLNPKLVGKLKDKAFREAERRIRECAKMQRKHHERMERRYRRERAERSDALSFSSLTSSTLSRRLQHLALGSQLPYSQATLHGTARGKGKIQRKLERRKQGGEGTFKISEDGRKSVRSLSGLQLGSDVMFVRQGTYANPKEWGRSPLRDMFLSDEDSVSRATLAAEPAHSEVSTDSGHDSLFTRPGLGTMVFRRNYLSSGLHGLGREDAEGAPRGRLQSSPSLDDDSLGSANSLQDRSCGEELPWDELDLGLDEDLEPETSPLETFLASLHMEDFTSLLRQEKIDLEALMLCSDLDLRSISVPLGPRKKILGAVRRRRQALERPPALEDTEL; translated from the exons ATGAACGACCAGTACCACCGGGCGGCCCGGGACGGCTACCTGGAGCTCCTCAAAGAGGCCACCAGGAAGGAGCTGAACGCCCCCGACGAGGACGGCATGACTCCCACCCTCTGGGCTGCCTACCACGGCAACCTGGAGTCGCTGCGGCTCATCGTGAGCCGGGG GGGTGACCCAGACAAGTGTGACATCTGGGGCAACACGCCCCTGCACCTGGCAGCTTCCAACGGCCACCTGCACTGCCTGTCCTTCCTGGTGTCCTTCGGGGCCAACATCTGGTGCCTGGACAACGACTACCACACGCCGCTGGACATGGCCGCGATGAAGGGCCACATGGAGTGCGTGCGCTACCTGGACTCCATCGCCGCCAAGCAGAGCAGCCTCAACCCCAAGCTGGTGGGCAAGCTGAAGGACAAGGCCTTCCGCGAGGCCGAGCGGCGCATCCGCGAGTGCGCCAAGATGCAGCGCAAGCACCACGAGCGCATGGAGCGGCGCTACCGCCGCGAGCGGGCCGAGCGCTCCGACGCGCTCAGCTTCTCCAGCCTCACGTCCAGCACCCTGAGCCGCCGGCTGCAGCACCTGGCGCTGGGCAGCCAGCTGCCCTACTCGCAGGCCACGCTGCACGGCACGGCCAGGGGCAAGGGCAAGATCCAGCGGAAGCTGGAGCGGCGCAAGCAGGGCGGCGAGGGCACCTTCAAGATCTCCGAGGACGGCCGCAAGAGCGTGCGCTCGCTCTCGGGCCTGCAGCTGGGCAGCGACGTGATGTTCGTGCGCCAGGGCACCTACGCCAACCCCAAGGAGTGGGGCCGCTCCCCGCTCCGGGACATGTTCCTCTCGGATGAGGACAGCGTCTCCCGTGCCACGCTGGCGGCCGAGCCTGCCCACTCGGAGGTCAGCACCGACTCAGGCCACGACTCCCTGTTTACCCGCCCGGGCCTGGGCACCATGGTGTTCCGCAGGAACTACCTGAGCAGCGGGCTGCACGGGCTGGGCCGCGAGGACGCCGAGGGCGCCCCGCGAGGCCGGCTGCAGAGCTCCCCCAGCCTGGACGACGACAGCCTGGGCAGTGCCAACAGCCTGCAGGACCGCAGCTGCGGGGAGGAGCTGCCCTGGGACGAGCTGGACTTGGGCCTGGATGAGGACCTGGAGCCCGAGACCAGCCCCCTGGAGACCTTCCTGGCCTCCCTGCACATGGAGGACTTCACCTCCCTCTTGCGGCAGGAGAAGATCGACCTGGAGGCCCTGATGCTGTGCTCCGACCTTGACCTCCGCAGCATCAGCGTCCCCCTGGGGCCCCGCAAGAAGATTCTGGGGGccgtgaggaggaggaggcaggcgcTGGAGCGCCCACCAGCCCTGGAGGACACGGAGTTGTGA